catcgatttacagtcttttgtttatgtttttacggtactAAACAtgcctttgcaaaggtggatatataaagtaaaaacccTTTGGAGTCACTTTCAAGGAAagattaatatgatttttattcttgtgaCTTTCTTTCCTATTAAtgatttctgtgattttttttctgcgatttttttacctggattcccTAGAAACATCGGGTTAATTGAGCGCAATTCTTTAGAATTATTCAAACTTTCTTTCCACATGATCATATGTCACAAATCATATCCTCCTTGGAATTACAAAAGCGTTTTAAAATAACTTCCGAAAGAACAAATGACCCCATTCCTCACTTCTTCCTCCCCCAAAAAATCTCGATTCTTAAATGAACTTGAACTTACATATAATTTCCCTCTATAAGCTCACtgtgaatgaattctattcacaTTCaaatctaataaaagaaaaatatgtccCACAACTCTAGATCTTGATCATCTCATGGCTCTACGAGGGCGCCATCTCAGAGTTGGAGCAGACACCTGGATCCCGTGGGTAGACGTTCATGAACATGAGGATGGTTCACTGTCCGCATCAGGGGTTGCAGCTGCATTCTTCGACATCATTGCAACGAAACTGAATTTCTCGTGAGTTTTATATTTAGATCATGAGTTCGAGGACcgatagtaaaaacaaaaaaaaaattgactaatgCTATTTAGGAGACAATATCCAAATATACTAGTTTTCCCATTTCACTGTTTTCTGTCCTTTTCCTAGCCTTTGAAGTCTAATTAACGAACTAactaactaaaaatatatataggatatatatatatatatatatatatatatatatatatatatatatatatatatatatatatactctatttcacAACAGGTACACCCTAATGGTCCCAGCTGACAGAGAATGGGGACGCGGTATGCCAAATGGCTCTTTTACTGGCATGATTGGTATGTGCCAAAGAAAGGTAGGTCTGAACGatgttattattatagtaattttaAGATATCATAAttttaagatattattataataattttaagataCACAAGCTTAAACGCCTGATGTAAATAGTTTCCGAAGACTTATAAATTAATGTGTACTTTTTACAAGTTACTTCATTTGGTGCTTCACTTAAATAACGAGGCAATGCTATTCAAATCGCAGCGgtacagctatagtagattcccatcaaccgtgcgtttgatgtcCAGGCCATTCCCGAACGACGcttctgactggctgttgataagccaatcacagtgctggaaactctctgtctctctcgagagttcacatgggtaggatctattttCCACCTTttctgagggataagtctttcaaaattatccctctggagaggtggaacatacatcctgcctatgtgaactcttgaaagAGACAGAGtttttccagtcctgtgattggcccatcaacagccaatcaggagcgttgtaagggactgacctaaacatcaaatgcacggttgatgtaaatctactatagtgcatAGCGCTACAAATATCTTTACGGGAACCGAAAATTATAAGTCCTACAAAACTAAGAATTTTTCTGCTCAACCGTATTTCTAGGACAGTTTTAAAGTCAAATAAGCATAAAACACTATAGCCAAGTAAATACCTGGATGAGTTTATGGGATGCttttgcttagttttttttttttttttttttttttttttttttttcagtcacctGGTCACCAGCGGTTATCAATGACCATGACAGTGTCCCTTGCTGTCACTCGAGAATTTACAAGAGTTAGCCACTCAACAAAGCTGTTTTCTTTGAAATAGCATAGTGTGCGTGGCTGAACACGAGAAAACTTTATATCATATTTTGTATGACTGTAATTAATTTCGTACTTTGTGCTTAAATGATTGTCGACTTAATATAtactgaataatgatgataataatgcttaactacacatacataccatactcatacatactatacatacatcataacatATCCTTATTGacattacatttacatacataacattacacactcacatacactacAGTCAAGGATCCTCGGCACCATCGACAGTTTCACAGTATACTTACcggaatatatattacatagttcATAACAGTCTTGCAAGAAAATATTCAGGAAGACAGGGGATGCCAGTAGACGTGGCGACCCTGGATACACTTCTTAGAAGTGTATTGTTCTGGCAACTTGTGAGTTTCCTCATCAATGGCAATGGGTAAATAAAGGGTCCCCCTTCACGAACTCACACGCAAACGGAGCCGCCAGAAGAAGACGAAGCGTGTCTCAGCTAGCCAACTGACGAGGAGCTGATCAGTCAAAACCGCTGAGCCTCTTCCTTGGACTGAATACGCAGATATAGAACACCGAATGTTATCTGCTGAGTGATAAATGCGGAAACCAGAACGTAGAATTGTGAATTTAGTCTGAATGTAACCCCCAGTCTCCAGGACACAGCACAGAGCTACTAGTCAGACTGTCAAAGTTGCGGACCATGTCAATTCACCTTGCCGATAACCACGCCCATTTTTTCCTCACACAGCATGGAATATAAAAAGCACAATTTCTCTTTCTGTGtgcatttcattatttcttatttttcattcttaagGGAATGTTCTAACTTCAGCATCCCTTCAAGGTTTCTGATTGAACCTGACATTCGCGTGTTGATTACATTCAGTATAATTTGTAATTTCAGGAGGTGGATGTGGCAATAGGCCCGTTTGGCATTACTCACGAGAGGGCGAAAGTGGTGGACTATTCTATTCCTCTCTTTATGGACCAATTTGGGATTTTCTTGCCTCGTCCGCGGCTGGAGAAAGATCTGGCAGGGATAAGCAAGCCATTTGCTTGGCAGGTATGTCGATTCGATCTTACACTTATATGATGATCAAATCCTAAACTTCTTTGGCTTGACTGGTATTTCTATTTGTAAAAAAAGATTTCTGTAAATGCAGGCAATTATATGATTAGGTTTGATTCCTATCTGAGGTTCAGAACTTCCAAAATATTACAAGCTTGTGAGATAAACGAAGACAAAAAAATGCGTTTGATAATCTTACGTTCTCCAGAAAATGTCAAAAAAGTACACTTGCAGTTCCTAACATCGTATTATGGTTTCTTGCTTTAAATGACAAAAATAGCTGTTGCCAGTCTTTTCACGAGACCTATCTTTAAATTCAGAACGATGTTTCTTAAATTCAGTCTATGTAATACTTGGAATTGGCAAATATAAGCCAGTTATATTATGAATACCTAAAACCCTATAACTCGAGATAACGCTGACTTTATACTACATGTTACCAAAACAGGTGTGGGTGGTTCTTGTTGTTGCTGTGTTGCTATGTATGATTATCAGCCTTTTGATGAATTACATCCTGAAGCAATGGGTGACTGACGTTAGGGGCAGCAGGACGGCGGGTGACAAATCTTCGGTAAAACCGATGTGGATCCTCGTAGCGTTGTTTAGAGGATGTAAGGAATCCACATTTCTATcagtttagataaaaaaaaactctataaataacaaaatgttgttCTTCGCAATAGCTGTGTAGGACAAGAGTTTAGTTCATTTATAAACCAAGTTTTGAGAATTCCCGTTCCATTCTCTTGCAGCCATCCAAACCGAGCCAGAAACAGGTACAGAAAGAATTTTCTTAGCCACTTGGATGTGGGCAGGTCTGATCCTCAGTACAGCCTACTGCGGCGTCCTAACGTCCCTGTTAGCAGTGCCCAAGGTCAGTGTGCCTGTGGATTCCTTGCAGGATCTCGTAGCTTACAAGAAAATCCCCTGGGCTATTGAACGAGGGACATTTCTACATCAGGTATTCGCGGTAAGAGAAGCAATAACTACCGCACAATCTGAACCAGactgaaaaaaaggggaaaaaatggggtTTCGCGTATCGTTTGAATGATATCAATGTGCTGTAATTTAAAACATAACTATATCACGCATAATCTAAACTATAAGTAATTAAAGACAAGTACTGTGTATTGAATTTCTTTGTTTGGGGGGGGCTTTTGTTTTAAACCATTTTCAATTCTTTTGAATTTTCCAAATTCAACAGATACCTTCGGTTATAGTACAAGGCaactttatgtatttttattatattctgccctttcatcctttttaaaaatacTGCAAGAATTAACTTGAAAGCTTATTAAAGATTTTCCATTGCTTCATTTAATTCAAGCAAGATGTCTTAGGCTCTATTAGTTATGTTAAGTTCAGTCTTTGAAcacttattgtattttcattgcatttttaacTAGATACTTCCAGTGCTGCCacgatgctttttttttatcgtcaatATTACCAGCTCTCTGTGAATGTTTTAATCTGtccttattaccattattatgaaaagTCCTATGATATCCCTTTCATATTCTGAATGGAATCTGTAGCCATAGATCTTTAGAACAAGTCTTTCTCACTCTCCTTAGGAAGCCACGTCAGGTGTTTACAAGATGATCAATGACGGTGGAAGTCTGGTGACCAATGGCTACGATGAACGCGACCATATAAAAACCGGGCGAATCGCAGTCCTTTGTGACGTCTTCACGATGAAGAAGGTTTGTGCTTTCCCGCTTGTGCTAAATGATAAGTTAGAGAATTTTATTAAAGTAATGATCTTACCCTTTACGACAAAACCACAACTAAAATAGTATTTGGTACATGGGGCAAAATCCAGGAATTGTCAGATctaatttttcagttttcctgACGGATGTGAGAACGCAAGAGGTATACTGAAAATAGCGAGAGTtaaagcacacacacgcacacgcacacacacatgcctTTATGTAGGAAGTCCTGATTTTGATAAAAGATGTAATCATCAATTTGTATAATGTTTAATCAGTTTGTTCAATTTGTTTAGCTATGAACAGTAAATATGCAAAAATATCTATATGATTTTAATAGTTAAATATATGTGACATCTCCCGTtgccagaaaaaatatatatatatatattaattcagtgGATGTCTCTCCTTATAAAGACTCTTCCACaacccttttaaaaaaaaactcagttagTCTATCGATTCAAAACTTGTTACAGATAATGAGCGACGATTACAGCGGCACAGGGGTTTGTAACTACTACATAGCAGAGAAACCCATCACGTCAGTGGCACTGGCCTTTGCTTTTCCTAAGGGCAGCGACCTCGTCCAACATTTTGACCGCTGGTGATTATTTTCTGTAACCTGTTTACTGCCCGCTGAGCGATACCTTCTTTTGGTTGTGAAGATTAACTTTTTAGTTACATTAATAGTCCTCTAGACccgattattttaaaatttactccTGCTTTTTGTGATTAAAAGCCCTCAAGTGAGTGGCTTCAAGAAAAAGTTCATTACAGAAGGTAGAAGAGCAGTAAATCTGAGTAGTGCCAGGGTGGAAGGGTCAATATGTTTCAGAGGATTGGTAGAGGTAACTGATTAACGTGTACAGAAGGCAATTTAGCTGGTATAGAATAAAAGAGTACCTGAAACTGATTGGATTACATGTAGTGGGGAGTAGCATGAAAGGAGCTGAGTGGTAAATGAAGGTGAAAGTGTTGTTTACTCAAAGATAAGGGTGAAAGGGAATAGGGATTTGTTAAGCAATATTTGTGAGAAGTAAAGTGTTTAAAAACTGCAAGTGGTGCATATGGAGCAAGCCTATGATAGAAACGACAGTATTGCTATTTAACAAATATTAAGGATTTGTGGTGCATATGGCGATTTGATAATAGTAGTGGAAATTTTCTGATAATAAACAGTGATAAAAATTTAGACGTAATATTGATTGTTTTGACGTTAAAATGGGTGGAAGAAAGTAGTGTCTTAAATTTGCATGGTCGTCTGATAATTAAGTAacaggaaataaagagagaagttACACAAAAGAGCATGATACACAATCTCCACCTGAAGGAGAGGAATGAGGAACAGGGCCGTGAATGGTGAACTTTGGAGCATCTGATGCTTGTTGTTGAAGCAGAGATAGTTGGTGACAACAAAAAGGATTTGCATAGATCGGTGAAAGGGTTTGAAAGTGCATAAGATAGGAGCAACTCGAAAGCGAATATTTCAAAAGTAAGATGACGTAGGTAGCAGGGATCCAGGGAGATGAAGAGATGAATGCGGGCCTAGGCCTAGTTGTTGGCAGGAAGGAAGAGATTTCAAACTTAAGAAGGCGTGAtcccacctccagcttactcagggcgagTGCTtaaacctacggtcaaatagcgggttgtttcaccaacgacaagtagaataaatacgatatattttattagaaataattgttctgtactgtttaacatgcacattacttattttctgaattttcattctaataaataaatcgtaaatatcctatcctaaaattcttgtatctttaactcaatacgaaacacctttttcagacctttttaggcttttccatagggcttttctagcccccctaacaagaacaacaacaacaataaagtagtttgtaggttactcccagagtaagcgataaATGCTACTTAATTTTCCACTAAAATCTCAGGTTGGGACCCTTAAAAGAATCGGGCTTAGTTGGTCGAAGCGTTGCATCCTTGACAGCCAATGCAACAGCCTGCTTGGTAAAACCCGGAAAGGAAGGGGTGAAAGTGTCTTTGGTAATCTCTCTGCAGGATTTAGCCGGGTTGATCATCCTGACTGGAGCAGGTACATGCCAAAGGTCCTcttgtgtatgtgcgtgtcttATTAAGAtctagctgaccttatgccagcacgagctcttgctcgtagagcagcccgtaacggtCCTCTTGCCGATCAAAATTCCTAATTTTGTCTCTCTGGCCTTGCGATATCATGCAACAACAGCGTTAGAAAAGCTTAAAGTAAATCATTCGAAACTTAATTGTTGATGATAAATAAGCTCAGTATTAGACATCATTTGttgacaggtaaaaaaaaatcctcttctaAACATACTCTTGTATTGATTACCAGATTCTATGTCATTTCACCCCATATCATTCATGCATTATTGCTATGATTCGTAATGTAAGACCTAATCATTGATCTTTTTTATTGTCAGGTATGTTGCTTGGATTCATCTCTCTGGTATTAGAATGGCTGACCGGTGTGTTTAAAAGCCCTTCCATGAACTGACTATGGAAGAGACGTATGTGAGCAGCACTGGATTGTCGACGGACCTAAAGCCAATTGGAATACTGTGAATTGAATTGACCAGTTTGTAAAACATACTAATTCAGTGCATATGCAGGAATATCTGTTTGGTATTTCAATAATGTTGTAAGGGAAAATGGCAATAATTGTTACTGCATAGAAATTTGCCTTTTACCGACGAATATCTCCTTTATTTATCATTAGTTTCGTATGTCAAGTTCGTGTAAATTTCACAACAGACATTTTATGTTCCAATAAAAGGACTTTATGATGGTTTGTTTGCTGCATATGTGACcatgctttaataataataataataataataataataataataataataataataataataataataataataataataataataataattgaaaaagaaacccacaaattaactttgtaacttgtttacttctaagtatttacatttagttttactccacacagtgtggagtaaaactaaatgtaaatacttagaagtaaacaagttacaaagtgaatttgtgggtttctttttcaatcttcagaagaaaactgaaagaagtttttgtttggttcataataataatgataataataataataataataataatcgcaagcgaatgtccggcacttgcacagaaccagtacaaaaagagacatgattcagtggcaaaagccctccactggagcctgtgcaagaaacaccagctaccttgcagtaataagtggtacgagcaccaacctgaaggagtgatagaaaacgatcaggcaaagatcctctgggactatggtatcagaacagatagggttgatacgtgcaaatagaacagacgtgacgttgattgacaaaatcaagaagaaagtatcactctttgatgtcgcaatgccatgggacaccagagttgaagagaaagaaagagaaaaatggataagtatcaagacctgaaagtagaaatataaaggatatgggatatgccagtggaaattgtacccataatcataggaacactaggcacgattccaagatccttgaaaaggaatctagaaaaactagaggctgaagtagctaaaGGACAcgtgcagaagagcgtgatcctagaaacggcgcacatagtaagaaaagtgatggactcttaaggatggcaggatgcaacccggaaccccacactataaataccacccagtcgaactggaggattgtgataaacaacaacaacaacaacaaaattttaaaagataaaataataataataacaataataataataataataataataataatactttattaaaagtaatggctacttcagcagcgttacacttatagagattcttctctattttgcgaatagcggctttttccgtgctacttaaacaggctagtagagcgcctatagaggtcttggtcaaatacagggtcaaaataattgtatatattagaattttacagataaactatgataccaatAAGTCATCAAACGTCGTTTAacgattttctctttctctctctctcgcctctctctcatctctctctctctctctctctctctctctctctctttcttaaagcgagctttcgtctggagctgcgagacatcctcgggctggaaagctgagggtggactgcagGGTTACCAAATGGAAAAATAGGAAGTGGCTCTAGATTTTAACCTAAAAAGCGCTAGGAAAGCGCTAGATTTTAAACTAGCAATTTCTTAATAATCCATGTCACATAAGggctataaagtatttttttacccCTTTAGGCACATGATATATCAGCCATTGCTCTTTGGCTACCACTACACGATTGTTTAAttaaagatgctctctctctctctctctctctctctctctctctctctctctctctcctctctctctctctctatatatataaaatatatatatatatatatatatctatatatatatatatatatatatatatatatatatatatatatatatatatatatatacatgtgtttattCATACATGAacatttcataatgatatggttattctgtttattagacattccttataaatcttaatttagtgaattaaataaaaagaaacatctCTATCCACGGATAAGCTGCTTAGATTCTCTCCAGGGACCACTTTCGGTGGTCCTACATATGTCTACAGGCATTTCtcctttctacaaatatcttgatttcttaatatcgtatgtacaaattggtgagcaaggtaatatgaaataaagcataacagagtgagtttggcgattgagaaaataaacaattgtatacagccatctctctctctctctctctctggcaagaaaaggcaattgtatacaaaataaatattttccagatgaaaaggcaattggagggcctatgttatcccataaaaaaactCTCGCTTGACAGCTGTaagatgtagaagagagagagagatcgagggcaGGGCATcagggaaggcccctgatgcccgtcggttgcgcctgctggaggcgctcctcatccagcaaataaaacctacactgaatacgacgcaggaaaaatttctcctccctacgagtatgagaagacctgccaccaacaatgacaccaccgatcaagacaactccacggaagacaacgctcccgaacgaggtactcctgcagccgatggaaatcaaattagccgtgacgtcccacagcgtagcgcaacgcccatcaacgttacagcgccgctcaggaggtccaggcggctgcaggatatgctgcaacgcaaccatcggctcgaagaaagtggcttgagaccttgctcaggcaaccaatgaaaacgaagactcgccgccaccagccaataggagacaagcatggggcagaccccctgctgtcaaccacagatataaggaggaaggacaccGCACCAAGGCAACGTTACGTATTTTCGTGCACAGGCAcgttacgtaactctcgtcaaTTTAAACCTataattttgacaagtatggactctaagagacccctttcgcccggtaatcccagggaggacccgcccttggaggacgagcaaggcttctctacagtaaggaagaagaagaagaagaaacagaagaagattttgccaccAACTTCGACCAATAATAACCTGCTCCCTACGAATTCagcaccgaatacggcgagttaTGTGGAATTTCCAACACTTCCGAAGTTTAAAGCTGTCAcaatcgagggccagacttcgtatgctgcagtcagggcccttgagaaaaaatatccagaagccaacctcatagccagaccgaatttaaggggagaatttataattactcccaaggaccaaaaagctgctgaactactgaagaaagacaacctgtgccacctacttgatcctgcttcaaaaataagcaaggggatgatttgcaaagtccccaaatacatcactatcgaaagagtcctcgaggttcccaacatcatggaagccaagagatgtactgcaaaagatggacaggaaactctaaagatagaagcgaccttc
The genomic region above belongs to Macrobrachium nipponense isolate FS-2020 chromosome 39, ASM1510439v2, whole genome shotgun sequence and contains:
- the LOC135209921 gene encoding uncharacterized protein LOC135209921, which gives rise to MSVRDIARGSGYSITTVYRWINRWQREGSIYDKPRRGRPRVTSSEQDRQILRAIHAYPKQDPVGIVQSLNYRCSWKTIQRRLEEQGAAPFANFRSESHSIQTEPETGTERIFLATWMWAGLILSTAYCGVLTSLLAVPKVSVPVDSLQDLVAYKKIPWAIERGTFLHQVFAEATSGVYKMINDGGSLVTNGYDERDHIKTGRIAVLCDVFTMKKIMSDDYSGTGVCNYYIAEKPITSVALAFAFPKGSDLVQHFDRWLGPLKESGLVGRSVASLTANATACLVKPGKEGVKVSLVISLQDLAGLIILTGAGMLLGFISLVLEWLTGVFKSPSMN